From one Brachypodium distachyon strain Bd21 chromosome 4, Brachypodium_distachyon_v3.0, whole genome shotgun sequence genomic stretch:
- the LOC100836791 gene encoding NAC domain-containing protein 83 — protein METKESTVAADASRRLPPGFRFRPTDEELVVHYLRRRALSSPLPAAVDIPDVRLLAHDPSDLLPPGWSEEERYFFTCKESKYVKGCRANRATGAGYWKATGKEKPVAVSVPAAKGAAVVVGMKRSLVFYRGKAPSGKKTDWVMHEYRLAGAGLAPCRLAQAAANANPEEGWVLCRVFRKKKGAAAAADTGDIQDPAPEDDGGGAQSGVRFIDFFARAESRRRRAASPVSSSCVTDASAEHCREQQETTSRGC, from the exons ATGGAAACCAAGGAAtccacggtggcggcggacgcGAGCCGACGGCTGCCCCCCGGGTTCCGGTTCCGCCCCACCGACGAGGAGCTGGTCGTGCACTACCTCCGCCGCAGGGCGCTCTCGtcgccgctccccgccgccgtcgacatcCCCGACgtccgcctcctcgcgcacgACCCCTCCGACCTCCTGCCCCCAG GGTGGAGTGAGGAGGAGAGGTACTTCTTCACGTGCAAGGAGTCAAAGTACGTGAAGGGTTGCCGCGCGAACCGGGCCACGGGCGCCGGGTACTGGAAGGCCACGGGGAAGGAGAAGCCGGTGGCCGTGAGCGTGCCGGCGGCCAAGGGCGCCGCCGTGGTGGTGGGCATGAAGCGCTCGCTGGTGTTCTACCGGGGGAAGGCGCCGAGCGGCAAGAAGACGGACTGGGTCATGCACGAGTACCGCCTCGCCGGCGCTGGCCTCGCCCCGTGCCGCCTGGCGCAGGCCGCCGCCAACGCGAACCCCGAGGAGGGCTGGGTGCTCTGCCGCGTCttcaggaagaagaagggcgcggccgccgccgccgacacggGCGACATCCAAGATCCCGCACCcgaagacgacggcggcggcgctcagAGCGGCGTCCGGTTCATCGACTTCTTCGCGCGCGCggaatcgcggcggcggcgcgcggcgtcACCGGTGTCGTCGAGCTGCGTCACCGACGCCTCGGCCGAGCATTGCAGGGAGCAGCAGGAGACCACCAGCCGTGGCTGCTGA
- the LOC100835868 gene encoding uncharacterized protein LOC100835868, protein MRKGLHPQMQWISYVTQSGRLINIMMPKICHTGKVYHLRAKRQMAQSLGQIAKFKRRYELGTEDDNGK, encoded by the coding sequence ATGAGGAAGGGGCTGCATCCTCAGATGCAGTGGATTTCGTATGTGACACAGAGTGGCAGGCTGATAAACATCATGATGCCCAAGATCTGCCATACCGGCAAAGTGTACCATTTGAGGGCGAAGCGTCAAATGGCTCAAAGCCTTGGTCAAATTGCCAAGTTCAAGCGCCGGTACGAGCTGGGAACCGAGGATGACAATGGCAAGTAG
- the LOC100836482 gene encoding GEM-like protein 5 has translation MDGKDPAAAAAAPPASASPPLTRPDMEGKDGAATAPVAQPGAPQPARPESARWGTRQMGPPAAPGAHPENQQAAQWTASRGDQEPPPYVIMGDHAHAPAAAATRRPEREKESPMEHILDFFNTWSRKAEELSSNIWLNLKTAPSMSDAAMGKLSLGAKALTGGFDKLYKQTFASPDDEHLKKTFACYLSTATGPVAGTLYLTNMNVAFCSDRPLSFTAPSGQTAWSYYKVVIPLARVAAVEPVTAKENPSEKYVHLVTVDSHDFWFMGFVSYDKAVHHLSEAVSAQHGAAHAPAAATQPPPAAASFE, from the exons ATGGACGGCAAGGaccccgccgcagccgcagccgcgccgcctgcctctGCTTCTCCTCCCCTGACGCGACCAGACATGGAGGGCAAAgacggcgccgccaccgcgcccgTGGCACAACCGGGCGCGCCGCAACCCGCCCGCCCCGAGTCGGCGAGGTGGGGCACGCGGCAGATGggcccgccggcggcgcccggAGCGCACCCGGAGAACCAGCAGGCGGCGCAGTGGACGGCCTCGCGCGGCGACCAGGAGCCGCCTCCGTACGTCATCATGGGGGATCACGCCCACGcgccggctgccgcggcgacacggcggccggagagggagaaggagagcCCGATGGAGCACATCCTCGACTTCTTCAACACCTGGAGCCGCAAGGCCGAGGAGCTCTCCTCCAACATCTGGCTCAACC TGAAGACGGCGCCATCCATGTCCGACGCGGCGATGGGCAAGCTGAGCCTGGGCGCGAAGGCTCTCACCGGCGGCTTCGACAAGCTGTACAAGCAGACCTTCGCCAGCCCCGACGACGAGCACCTGAAGAAGACGTTCGCCTGCTACCTGTCCACGGCGACGGGCCCCGTCGCCGGCACGCTCTACCTGACAAACATGAACGTGGCCTTCTGCAGCGACCGCCCGCTCTCCTTCACGGCCCCGTCGGGGCAGACCGCCTGGAGCTACTACAAGGTGGTCATCCCGCTGGCCAGGGTCGCCGCCGTGGAGCCCGTCACGGCCAAGGAGAACCCGTCCGAGAAGTACGTGCACCTTGTTACTGTGGATTCCCATGACTTCTGGTTCATGGGCTTTGTTAGCTACGACAAGGCCGTGCACCACCTCAGCGAGGCCGTCTCGGCCCAgcacggcgccgcccacgCTCCCGCCGCGGcgacgcagccgccgccggcagcagcgaGTTTTGAGTGA